The following coding sequences are from one Salvia hispanica cultivar TCC Black 2014 chromosome 3, UniMelb_Shisp_WGS_1.0, whole genome shotgun sequence window:
- the LOC125216655 gene encoding probable carotenoid cleavage dioxygenase 4, chloroplastic, with the protein MLQRSVLFPPNFPKPPSLRKENNNLVAKLISNASHPSSISIDQNPKHINPKQSPLTKIFNSLDDMISNFLELPLTPSNDPNHLLSGNFAPVNELPPTACEVVEGSIPASLHGGAYIRNGPNPHFIPRGPYHPFDGDGMLHSVRISGASEAIFCSRYVKTYKFITEAENGSAFFPSPFSWFNGRLASAAHFFLTVARVVSGSFDPSANGFGTANTSLTYFNRELYALCESDLPYQIHLAEDGDILTLGRREFGGGGDMTQRMTAHPHTDSGGQVFAFKCNMFPPFLTFFRIDSEGRKGAELAIKAIKRMPIVHDFGLTEQFIVFQDLQIEMDPTEMLWGRTPMVFNREKVPRIGVLRRDAADDGGLAWIETPGLNFLHVINAWEGDRGGRVVIVAPNFLSLDRGFLNVSLIYSEIEMIELDVNEKKVVSRHVLSGRNMEFGVVNQAYAGKQTKYMYAAVIGESIKAAGVVKLDLSKAGAEGGDCMVASREYGLGCYGGELCFVAGEGAEEDDGYLVTYVHDEIRKESWFWVMKAKSPTLEVVARVKLPGRVPYGFHGLFVPEKDLLTVL; encoded by the exons atgttACAAAGATCCGTTTTATTTCCTCCAAATTTTCCCAAACCACCATCTCtaagaaaagagaataataattTGGTAGCAAAACTCATAAGCAATGCCTCTCATCCTTCATCAATTTCTATTGATCAAAACCCTAAGCATATAAACCCTAAACAATCCCCACTTACCAAAATCTTTAACTCATTAGATGATATGATTTCCAACTTCTTGGAGTTACCTCTCACACCATCAAATGACCCCAACCACCTCCTCTCCGGTAACTTCGCGCCGGTCAACGAGCTTCCGCCCACCGCGTGTGAGGTGGTGGAGGGCTCCATCCCGGCCTCCCTCCACGGCGGGGCCTACATCCGCAACGGCCCTAATCCCCACTTCATCCCGCGCGGCCCCTACCACCCCTTCGACGGCGACGGGATGCTCCACTCCGTCAGAATCTCCGGCGCCAGCGAAGCCATTTTCTGCAGCCGTTATGTAAAAACTTACAAGTTCATAACGGAGGCAGAAAACGGCTCCGCCTTCTTCCCCAGCCCCTTCTCGTGGTTCAACGGGAGATTAGCCTCCGCGGCGCATTTCTTCCTAACCGTAGCGCGTGTGGTCTCCGGCTCATTCGATCCCTCAGCTAACGGATTCGGAACGGCCAACACGAGTTTGACATATTTCAACAGAGAGCTTTACGCACTCTGCGAATCGGACCTTCCCTACCAAATCCATCTCGCTGAGGATGGCGACATCCTCACATTAGGCCGCCGCGAATTCGGGGGCGGGGGCGACATGACGCAGAGAATGACTGCACACCCGCACACCGATTCCGGCGGCCAAGTCTTCGCCTTCAAATGCAACATGTTTCCTCCATTTCTGACGTTTTTCAGAATCGATTCGGAAGGGAGAAAAGGGGCGGAATTAGCAATCAAAGCGATCAAAAGGATGCCGATCGTTCATGATTTCGGCCTCACGGAGCAGTTCATCGTGTTTCAGGATTTGCAGATTGAGATGGACCCCACGGAGATGTTGTGGGGGCGGACGCCGATGGTCTTCAACCGCGAAAAAGTGCCGCGGATCGGCGTGCTGCGGCGCGACGCGGCGGACGACGGCGGATTGGCGTGGATCGAGACGCCGGGGTTGAACTTTCTGCACGTGATCAATGCTTGGGAGGGAGATCGCGGCGGAAGGGTTGTGATCGTGGCGCCGAATTTCTTGTCGTTGGACCGCGGATTCCTCAACGTGAGTTTGATATATTCGGAGATTGAAATGATCGAATTGGATGTCAATGAAAAGAAGGTGGTTTCGAGACATGTATTGAGCGGGAGGAACATggaatttggagttgttaaTCAAGCCTATGCTGGAAAACAGACCAA ATATATGTATGCAGCAGTTATAGGAGAGTCGATTAAGGCGGCAGGGGTGGTGAAGCTAGACTTGTCAAAAGCTGGGGCGGAAGGCGGCGATTGCATGGTGGCGAGCCGGGAATATGGGCTGGGATGTTACGGCGGGGAGCTGTGTTTCGTGGCGGGGGAGGGGGCAGAGGAGGATGATGGATATTTAGTGACATATGTTCACGATGAAATTAGAAAGGAGTCGTGGTTTTGGGTTATGAAAGCCAAATCCCCAACTCTTGAGGTTGTTGCTAGGGTTAAGTTGCCTGGTAGGGTGCCCTATGGCTTCCATGGACTATTTGTACCTGAAAAAGATCTGTTAACAGTATTGTAA